In Alkalihalobacterium alkalinitrilicum, a genomic segment contains:
- a CDS encoding short-chain fatty acid transporter, with product MKTEQMPQSNLPEKGPEYKGDNLLAKIAMFFAKIAEKWLPDAFVFAVLLTVITFLGGMFITSSSPFEMMTHWGDGMWSLLTFTAQIITTFIMSYALALTKPVARGLEKVANLCKTPNTAIIVVTFSALVASLISWAFGLVVAGIMAKLVAKKVHDVDYRVLVAAGYSGFVIWEGGLSSSPALFVATEGHNFQEMVGLIPTSTTLFSTINIIIVCVVFFTLPFVMKLIHPKKKEDRFIIDQQLLQEEVEEVQEEKRNTLNDKLDRSRSIVMIGGLLGLVYLVNHFYTNGFSLDLNTVNLIFLTFVLLLYGNVKELGSGLKKASGSVGQFALQYPFYAGIMGMMTASGLAIWISNVFADIATSKTLPVFTFFAAGILNMFVPSGGGQWAIQAPIFLPAAMELGVDPAKIVLAVAWGDAWTNMIQPFWALPLLAIAGLKIRDIMGFTVITLLYTGIIISAVFLFLG from the coding sequence ATGAAAACAGAACAAATGCCGCAATCAAATCTACCAGAAAAAGGGCCAGAATACAAGGGTGATAATCTCTTAGCGAAAATCGCCATGTTCTTTGCCAAAATTGCAGAAAAATGGCTTCCTGACGCGTTTGTATTTGCTGTACTTTTGACAGTCATTACGTTTTTAGGCGGGATGTTTATTACGAGTAGTAGCCCTTTTGAAATGATGACGCATTGGGGAGATGGAATGTGGTCGTTGCTAACCTTTACAGCACAAATTATAACGACATTTATTATGAGTTATGCCCTAGCTTTAACGAAACCTGTTGCTAGAGGTCTTGAAAAAGTAGCAAATCTATGTAAAACCCCAAATACAGCTATTATCGTTGTTACTTTTTCTGCACTAGTTGCTTCTCTTATTAGTTGGGCTTTCGGATTAGTCGTAGCAGGTATTATGGCAAAACTCGTAGCTAAAAAAGTTCATGATGTGGATTATCGGGTACTCGTTGCTGCAGGTTACTCAGGATTTGTGATTTGGGAAGGTGGGTTATCCTCTTCACCAGCTCTTTTCGTAGCAACCGAAGGTCATAATTTTCAAGAGATGGTCGGACTTATACCTACTTCAACAACTTTATTTTCAACGATTAATATCATTATCGTTTGCGTTGTATTTTTTACATTACCATTTGTTATGAAATTGATTCATCCGAAAAAGAAAGAGGACCGTTTTATTATTGATCAACAATTACTTCAAGAAGAAGTAGAAGAAGTACAAGAAGAAAAACGTAATACATTAAACGATAAGCTAGATCGCAGCCGCAGTATCGTGATGATTGGTGGTCTATTGGGGTTAGTATATCTTGTTAACCACTTCTATACGAACGGATTTTCTTTAGATTTAAATACTGTCAACTTAATTTTCTTAACATTCGTACTTCTTTTGTATGGAAATGTTAAAGAACTTGGCTCTGGTCTAAAAAAAGCATCAGGAAGTGTTGGGCAATTTGCTCTTCAATACCCGTTTTACGCTGGAATTATGGGAATGATGACCGCTTCAGGACTTGCAATTTGGATTTCAAACGTTTTTGCTGATATCGCTACATCAAAAACATTACCCGTGTTTACATTTTTTGCAGCTGGAATCTTGAACATGTTTGTTCCTTCAGGCGGTGGTCAATGGGCTATTCAAGCCCCTATTTTCTTACCTGCAGCAATGGAGCTAGGAGTAGATCCTGCAAAAATTGTTCTTGCAGTAGCATGGGGAGATGCGTGGACAAATATGATTCAACCGTTCTGGGCATTGCCGCTTCTCGCAATTGCAGGTTTAAAAATACGCGATATTATGGGCTTTACCGTTATTACATTGTTATATACAGGAATCATTATTTCTGCAGTATTTCTATTCCTCGGTTAA
- a CDS encoding small, acid-soluble spore protein, H family — protein sequence MDIRRVKQILSSSADIDVKYNGASVWIDKLNDDGLTATVHLRGPLEQRSEVEITELEES from the coding sequence ATGGATATAAGACGTGTGAAGCAAATTCTTTCTTCTTCGGCTGACATTGACGTAAAATATAATGGCGCTTCTGTCTGGATTGATAAATTAAATGATGATGGGTTAACAGCTACTGTACATTTGCGAGGTCCGTTAGAACAAAGGTCAGAAGTTGAAATTACTGAGCTTGAAGAAAGTTAA
- a CDS encoding glucose 1-dehydrogenase gives MSIKGKVIIITGAANGIGQAIAQSYAEQGASVVLADIDEVQGEKTVATLKQQGKEVRFVRTDVRQEKGIKKLVDTTIQTFGTIDILINNAGISKFVPLFECSSKDWDDVIDTNLRSTFLCSREVAKIMCENGVRGTIVNIASTRAMMSEPHTEAYSASKGGILALTHALAASLSEYRITVNAISPGWIDTGDYNALRKIDHEQHLSKRVGKPSDIAKACLYLTAPDNDFVTGINLVVDGGMTRKMIYEE, from the coding sequence GTGAGTATAAAAGGTAAAGTAATCATTATAACGGGAGCAGCAAATGGAATTGGTCAAGCGATTGCTCAGTCTTATGCAGAGCAAGGGGCAAGCGTCGTTCTTGCAGATATTGATGAAGTACAAGGTGAAAAAACTGTAGCTACGTTAAAACAACAAGGAAAAGAGGTACGGTTTGTTAGAACGGATGTTAGACAAGAAAAAGGTATCAAAAAATTGGTGGATACGACGATACAGACCTTTGGCACAATTGATATACTCATTAATAATGCGGGAATTAGCAAGTTTGTACCGTTGTTTGAGTGTTCAAGTAAAGATTGGGATGATGTGATTGATACGAATTTGCGAAGTACGTTTTTATGCTCTAGAGAAGTAGCGAAGATAATGTGCGAAAATGGCGTGAGGGGAACAATCGTTAATATTGCCTCGACTCGAGCAATGATGTCTGAACCACATACAGAAGCATACTCAGCTTCGAAAGGTGGGATCTTAGCATTAACACACGCATTAGCAGCCTCTTTGAGTGAATATCGAATTACGGTAAATGCCATTTCACCAGGATGGATCGACACAGGAGACTATAATGCGTTACGAAAGATTGATCATGAACAGCATTTATCTAAACGAGTCGGAAAACCAAGTGACATTGCAAAGGCCTGTTTGTATTTAACAGCACCTGATAATGATTTTGTAACAGGAATAAATTTAGTTGTAGATGGTGGGATGACGAGAAAAATGATCTATGAGGAGTAA
- a CDS encoding RDD family protein codes for MELRDDPELQERFLHPDLRAGGWIRFIALFYDIVILTMVLYMTSALTTLWMMTTTESLFIGDPERARQDIWENEPHLFIINYAIIAAVFLIYQVIYPAFKRRTIGMMIADLTLVDENRQEITKWHYIKRECWKLVLLPTFILSFGRNRRTLYDKMSKTYLMKY; via the coding sequence ATGGAGCTAAGAGATGATCCTGAATTACAAGAAAGGTTTTTACATCCAGATTTACGTGCAGGGGGCTGGATCCGATTCATTGCATTATTTTACGATATTGTAATTCTTACGATGGTCCTTTATATGACATCAGCCCTCACAACTTTATGGATGATGACAACCACAGAATCTCTTTTTATTGGGGACCCTGAACGAGCACGTCAAGATATTTGGGAAAATGAACCGCACTTATTCATTATAAACTATGCTATTATTGCTGCTGTTTTTCTTATTTACCAAGTCATATATCCAGCATTTAAAAGAAGAACGATTGGAATGATGATTGCGGATCTTACATTAGTAGATGAAAATAGACAAGAGATTACGAAGTGGCATTATATAAAACGCGAGTGTTGGAAACTGGTATTACTCCCTACCTTTATTTTATCCTTTGGAAGAAATAGACGGACCCTTTACGACAAAATGAGCAAAACCTATTTAATGAAGTACTAA
- a CDS encoding endonuclease/exonuclease/phosphatase family protein, producing the protein MSKKLILLLISFVVVNTIYSLHEQNKAKYTWQSKSEYFATNDMITVTSYNIRYGKGIDNRVNLERTIETLRSLDADIISLQEIERYSIRSKFQDQVRLIAEALDMNATFYPSLSYPGLYYGNAILSRFPIKDTELITFKNRREDRSAILSNIQLSNKQSIYVLNTHLGLNREERLQAIEMIHQKLNKIEGPILLKGDLNSLPKKQEYEIWNSYLSKSNEGMPIQTYSSRDWQIDYIFHSKEFVVNQTSVLQSEASDHYPISAVLSLQNIFEADPTISVFSNDPHY; encoded by the coding sequence ATGTCTAAGAAGTTGATTTTATTGTTAATTTCATTCGTTGTTGTAAATACTATTTATTCCTTACATGAACAAAATAAAGCAAAGTATACATGGCAAAGCAAAAGTGAGTATTTTGCAACCAATGATATGATAACGGTTACATCCTATAATATCCGTTATGGAAAAGGTATAGATAATCGTGTGAATTTAGAACGAACAATAGAAACGTTACGTTCTTTAGATGCTGATATTATTAGTTTACAAGAAATAGAGAGGTACAGTATTCGTTCAAAGTTTCAAGATCAAGTTAGATTAATTGCTGAGGCACTTGATATGAATGCCACTTTTTATCCATCCCTATCCTATCCAGGACTTTATTATGGTAATGCCATTTTGTCCCGTTTTCCTATTAAAGATACTGAATTAATTACTTTTAAAAACAGACGTGAAGATAGGTCAGCCATCCTATCTAATATTCAATTATCGAATAAACAATCGATTTATGTTTTAAATACACACTTAGGATTAAATCGAGAAGAACGTTTACAAGCTATTGAGATGATCCATCAAAAACTTAATAAAATAGAGGGTCCAATTCTTTTAAAAGGTGATTTGAATTCCCTACCAAAGAAACAAGAATATGAAATTTGGAATTCATACCTCTCGAAAAGTAACGAAGGAATGCCAATCCAAACCTATTCTAGTCGAGATTGGCAAATTGATTATATTTTTCACAGTAAAGAATTCGTTGTGAATCAGACGAGTGTGTTACAAAGCGAGGCATCCGATCATTATCCTATAAGTGCGGTTTTGTCATTACAAAATATTTTTGAAGCGGATCCAACTATTTCTGTATTTAGCAACGATCCTCACTATTAA
- a CDS encoding DUF2179 domain-containing protein — protein sequence MQNIILIFVLQIILVPLLTLRIIFVVKNQTGTATAFGFLEALVYVFGLSIVLSGEQNLAEMITYALGFGVGIFLGGKIENKLAIGYTTLAVNLLHHNDELINTLRNEGFGVTIFEGKGRDGIRYHLEILTKRNREDEVMTIIQEFEPKAFIISYEPRKFRGGYLVKGMKKSLK from the coding sequence ATGCAAAATATCATCTTAATATTTGTACTTCAGATCATATTAGTTCCCCTTTTAACCTTAAGAATTATTTTTGTTGTTAAAAACCAAACGGGGACAGCGACCGCATTTGGTTTTTTAGAAGCTTTAGTCTATGTGTTTGGTTTGTCTATTGTCCTTAGTGGCGAGCAAAATCTAGCTGAAATGATAACTTATGCACTAGGTTTCGGCGTGGGCATTTTTTTAGGTGGAAAAATTGAAAATAAATTAGCCATTGGGTACACAACACTTGCCGTTAATTTGCTACATCATAATGATGAATTGATCAATACATTAAGGAATGAAGGCTTTGGTGTAACTATTTTTGAAGGCAAAGGACGGGATGGAATTAGATATCACTTAGAAATCCTCACAAAACGGAACCGTGAAGATGAAGTGATGACTATCATACAAGAATTTGAACCAAAAGCGTTTATCATTTCGTACGAACCTCGTAAATTTAGAGGTGGCTACCTCGTTAAAGGAATGAAGAAAAGTTTGAAATAG
- a CDS encoding acyltransferase family protein codes for MKQNQTINEVIIVRSIACLSIVFLHSIGFALSGNHIGAWTRGFFDSIHVLLYYGTPMFIFISELLIAYSYRNKALPKNFLRKRFKLIFLPFLCMALFYTIPHANTLENGVTKFLLNTIIGDFHGYFVLIIFQFYLIHMLFHEHLKRWNPKIVVTVALLINVSYLAIFNFTEPLNIPAGEYIWNRFYWVPFFGWVFYFILGYYCGYYFENFIKRLHEFKWLVLISPLISSFLLLMFYHSDFINIHSSKRIDLLLHTTVMCFFLFYIAQKVRKIPGFLLTVNEYSFGIYLLHMFFLSLVDFVYPNYLVFPIGYYILFLFVFSTISSIITIYYMNKWEHGKYIFGKVNKRTESNPLTTKNKEQINEKTYNF; via the coding sequence ATGAAACAAAATCAAACGATTAATGAAGTCATTATAGTACGCAGCATTGCGTGTTTAAGCATTGTATTTTTACACTCCATTGGCTTCGCTTTATCAGGTAATCATATAGGAGCTTGGACTAGAGGTTTTTTTGACTCTATCCATGTGCTCCTTTACTATGGTACTCCAATGTTTATTTTTATCTCAGAATTATTAATTGCGTACTCGTACCGAAATAAAGCATTACCAAAAAACTTTCTCAGGAAACGCTTTAAATTGATCTTCCTCCCCTTTTTGTGCATGGCTCTATTTTATACAATTCCCCATGCGAATACACTCGAAAATGGCGTAACTAAATTTTTATTAAACACTATTATCGGTGATTTTCATGGCTATTTTGTATTAATTATTTTTCAATTTTACTTAATCCACATGCTCTTTCATGAGCATCTTAAGAGGTGGAATCCTAAAATAGTAGTAACAGTCGCACTTTTAATCAATGTTAGTTACTTAGCCATTTTTAACTTTACCGAACCTTTAAATATCCCTGCTGGGGAATATATTTGGAATCGCTTTTATTGGGTACCTTTCTTTGGTTGGGTGTTTTATTTTATTTTAGGGTATTATTGTGGCTATTACTTCGAGAACTTTATCAAGCGACTTCATGAATTTAAATGGCTTGTTTTGATTAGTCCTTTAATTAGTAGCTTTTTATTATTAATGTTCTATCACTCTGATTTTATTAATATTCACAGCTCTAAACGAATTGACCTTCTCCTGCATACGACCGTCATGTGTTTCTTTTTGTTTTACATTGCACAGAAGGTGCGCAAAATACCTGGTTTTCTTCTTACTGTCAATGAATATTCCTTCGGTATTTATTTGTTGCATATGTTTTTTCTTTCACTCGTAGATTTCGTATATCCAAACTACCTTGTCTTTCCTATCGGGTATTATATTTTGTTTTTATTCGTATTTAGTACGATTAGTTCGATTATAACGATTTATTATATGAACAAATGGGAACACGGTAAATATATTTTCGGTAAGGTAAATAAGCGAACTGAAAGTAATCCCTTAACTACAAAAAATAAGGAACAAATCAACGAAAAAACGTACAATTTCTAA
- a CDS encoding phosphatase PAP2 family protein: MISHQLESMQQVKMARTSLYLMIPLTALIFILPSQWERFQFFLLLLYPILLSYKYFKFDRQLLKKSFIFLSIFLIANLTTFLVHVWQLIWELANPNGLFGWKLYINPLLNSIPFNDGMWLRQFATPIMDRFFVYIYIHGFVFCLFGLALYYLLTGQPRKILLAMFAGHFLQYVLILPFHFWVDGHQVWWIQNQWFGYQFTDPIAGYRTITDPVIPSLNHVFPSMHTSIATVTILLAWRESSRPIKYFFTILNSGIIISTVYLGIHWVIDIFGGIIFGYLTLKLADKIMASNWKINLVHFENRVLSFVYPLRHYQINQAQSFFWWDKR, encoded by the coding sequence ATGATAAGTCATCAGTTAGAGAGTATGCAGCAAGTAAAAATGGCAAGGACATCTTTATATTTAATGATCCCGTTAACTGCTTTGATTTTTATCTTACCAAGTCAATGGGAAAGATTTCAGTTCTTTTTATTATTGCTATATCCGATTTTACTTTCTTATAAATATTTTAAGTTTGATCGTCAACTCTTAAAAAAATCGTTCATTTTCTTAAGTATTTTCCTCATCGCAAACTTAACAACTTTTTTAGTTCATGTATGGCAGCTCATTTGGGAATTAGCGAACCCTAATGGGCTGTTTGGATGGAAATTGTATATTAATCCCCTGCTCAATTCCATACCATTCAATGATGGAATGTGGTTAAGACAGTTTGCCACACCCATTATGGACCGTTTTTTTGTATATATTTACATTCACGGGTTTGTCTTTTGTCTGTTTGGATTAGCGCTTTATTATTTACTCACGGGCCAGCCGCGAAAAATACTTTTGGCGATGTTTGCTGGACATTTCTTACAATACGTTTTGATTTTGCCTTTCCATTTCTGGGTCGATGGCCATCAAGTGTGGTGGATCCAAAACCAGTGGTTCGGCTATCAGTTTACTGATCCAATTGCAGGATACCGTACAATAACAGACCCTGTCATCCCTAGCTTAAACCACGTATTTCCAAGTATGCACACATCGATTGCAACGGTAACGATTTTGTTAGCTTGGAGAGAATCGTCAAGACCGATTAAGTACTTCTTTACTATTTTAAATTCAGGTATTATCATCTCGACAGTCTATTTAGGCATTCACTGGGTTATTGATATATTCGGTGGCATTATATTTGGGTATTTGACCCTTAAGTTAGCTGATAAAATTATGGCTTCAAATTGGAAAATTAATTTGGTCCACTTTGAAAATCGGGTCTTAAGCTTTGTTTACCCTTTACGACATTATCAAATTAATCAGGCCCAGTCGTTTTTCTGGTGGGATAAAAGATGA
- a CDS encoding sensor histidine kinase: protein MQWLNRSLFRRLLISFLTVFLLGFCIIGIVISMSTKEYITNQKKQEMLTQARNINGAILHSDKITRDIIETIEKLGQFSQSTIWLVDKKGEIVATSSQQDLFVGELINTSIMQDILEGRYSIQVMEIEEEERTMLSVIVPWGTNEQIYGGIILHSPIAGLKTTVTNIREIVLWAIISVLLIVGLLVSYLSWSISKPLKRVEEAANEIALGNYNKRVNHDIPDEIGQLVISFNRMADKLNEIEKERDSLEQRRKDFIANISHELRTPLTGIQGFLEALQDGLIKDEDSKQKYYQIMHRETEYLNHLVSDLMELIKFEKNEVTLDLYYVQLDEVIKKVCLHLEPSATENGNQISIHVQENIPPILGDSIRLEQIFKNLLHNANKFTDNGTITASITNKDGHIIVQITDTGIGIPSYDLKRIWDRFFKVDRARNKKGRGTGLGLSIVKELVKLHHGEITVESTLGEGTTFTVIFPINEHLENDYKPTM, encoded by the coding sequence ATGCAGTGGCTTAACCGCAGTTTATTTCGTCGATTACTTATAAGCTTTCTGACGGTGTTCCTGTTGGGATTTTGTATTATCGGAATCGTCATTTCGATGTCCACAAAGGAATACATTACAAATCAGAAGAAACAAGAAATGCTCACACAAGCTAGAAATATAAATGGAGCAATCCTCCATAGCGATAAAATAACTCGAGACATTATAGAGACAATCGAAAAACTAGGTCAATTTTCACAATCTACTATTTGGCTAGTTGATAAAAAAGGAGAAATTGTCGCAACTTCTTCCCAACAAGATTTGTTTGTTGGAGAATTAATTAACACTAGTATTATGCAAGATATCCTCGAAGGCAGGTATAGTATTCAGGTCATGGAAATTGAGGAAGAAGAACGAACGATGCTTTCTGTGATTGTCCCTTGGGGAACTAACGAACAAATTTATGGAGGTATTATTCTCCATTCCCCTATTGCTGGATTGAAAACAACAGTAACTAACATTAGAGAAATAGTACTTTGGGCCATTATTAGTGTGCTATTAATTGTAGGGCTTTTAGTCTCCTACTTATCTTGGTCCATCTCGAAACCGTTAAAACGTGTTGAAGAAGCGGCTAACGAAATAGCTTTAGGAAATTACAACAAACGTGTCAATCACGATATTCCCGATGAAATCGGTCAGCTTGTCATTTCGTTTAATCGCATGGCTGATAAGTTAAATGAAATCGAAAAAGAACGAGATTCACTTGAACAAAGAAGAAAAGACTTTATCGCCAATATTTCACATGAATTACGAACTCCGTTAACAGGAATTCAAGGCTTTTTAGAAGCTCTACAGGACGGTTTAATAAAAGATGAAGACTCTAAACAAAAATATTATCAAATCATGCACCGTGAAACGGAATATCTCAACCATTTAGTTAGTGACTTAATGGAATTAATTAAGTTTGAAAAAAACGAGGTAACTTTAGATCTTTACTATGTTCAGCTCGATGAAGTGATTAAGAAAGTCTGCCTTCATCTTGAACCTTCAGCAACTGAAAACGGAAATCAAATTTCAATTCATGTTCAAGAAAACATACCACCCATTTTAGGTGACTCCATTAGGCTCGAACAAATATTTAAAAACCTATTACACAATGCGAATAAATTTACAGATAACGGGACAATTACGGCTTCCATCACTAATAAAGACGGTCACATTATTGTACAAATAACGGACACAGGAATCGGTATTCCTTCTTATGATTTAAAACGAATTTGGGATCGATTTTTTAAAGTCGATCGTGCTAGAAATAAAAAAGGACGTGGAACAGGGTTAGGCTTGTCCATCGTAAAGGAGCTCGTTAAATTGCATCACGGTGAGATCACTGTAGAAAGTACACTTGGAGAAGGGACAACATTTACAGTCATTTTTCCAATAAACGAACATCTAGAAAACGACTACAAACCTACAATGTAA
- a CDS encoding response regulator transcription factor has product MSQLTVLVADDDPNVCEIIRLFFTENNYRVIEANCGREALSLYESTNPDVILLDIMMPDIDGYEVCRQIRSKTDVPIIMLSAKGEEIDRILGLEIGADDYVTKPFSPREIIARIKAIFRRLPDKNSNEVTSDQQIYQFVNFSIHVKSRQVLVKEEKLFLRPKEFDLLLYLVQNINTVLTRDQLLERVWGIDFGGDIRTVDVHIKRIRTEFAKHEIHCIHTVWGVGYQFQNKN; this is encoded by the coding sequence TTGAGTCAACTTACCGTACTTGTTGCTGATGATGATCCAAATGTATGTGAAATCATTCGATTATTTTTTACAGAAAATAACTATCGTGTAATTGAAGCGAATTGCGGCCGTGAAGCCCTTTCTTTATATGAATCCACTAACCCTGATGTTATTTTATTAGATATTATGATGCCTGATATAGATGGCTATGAAGTGTGTCGGCAGATTCGAAGTAAAACCGACGTCCCTATCATTATGTTATCAGCAAAAGGTGAAGAAATTGATCGTATCCTCGGACTCGAAATTGGTGCAGATGATTATGTCACTAAGCCGTTTAGTCCAAGAGAAATTATTGCTAGAATTAAAGCCATCTTTAGGAGGTTACCAGATAAAAATTCAAATGAAGTGACAAGTGATCAACAAATTTATCAATTTGTCAATTTCTCAATCCATGTGAAAAGTAGACAAGTCTTAGTTAAAGAAGAAAAACTATTTCTTCGGCCAAAGGAGTTTGATTTATTGCTCTATCTTGTTCAAAATATCAATACGGTACTCACTCGAGATCAATTGTTAGAGCGTGTTTGGGGAATTGACTTCGGCGGTGATATTAGAACCGTTGATGTTCATATTAAACGGATCCGTACAGAATTTGCGAAACACGAAATTCATTGTATTCATACCGTTTGGGGAGTCGGGTATCAGTTCCAAAATAAAAACTAA
- a CDS encoding SurA N-terminal domain-containing protein, which yields MYRIFYILIIGVFLIGLAGCADDNEDSMEKDEVEVIAIINEEKIYNRELDHLVEQTKRMYEEQGLDTDDVHLLQQIEEQIVEDLINQVLILQAAERDGMNDEHIEEQINEIKLQYEDEAEFLQELKANDMTVEDLKQMIKIDLYIESHLQNIEVTAEEVEDLVMEYNNFTEEDINVEEVKPLIESELTQRKRGEEFNKLINQLKEESDIQIFL from the coding sequence GTGTACCGTATTTTTTACATATTAATAATAGGGGTATTTTTGATTGGACTTGCTGGTTGTGCTGATGATAATGAAGACTCTATGGAAAAAGATGAAGTAGAGGTTATTGCCATTATAAATGAAGAGAAAATTTATAACCGTGAGTTGGATCACCTAGTTGAACAAACAAAAAGGATGTATGAAGAACAGGGGTTAGATACGGATGATGTACATCTTCTCCAACAAATTGAGGAGCAAATAGTAGAAGATTTAATAAATCAGGTGCTAATATTACAAGCTGCTGAGCGAGATGGAATGAATGATGAGCATATCGAAGAACAAATCAATGAAATCAAATTACAATACGAAGATGAGGCAGAGTTTCTTCAAGAATTAAAAGCAAACGATATGACGGTGGAAGATCTAAAACAAATGATTAAGATTGATCTTTATATAGAAAGTCATTTGCAAAACATCGAAGTAACAGCAGAAGAAGTAGAGGATTTGGTTATGGAATATAATAATTTCACAGAAGAAGACATCAATGTAGAAGAGGTAAAACCTTTGATTGAAAGCGAATTAACACAGCGAAAACGGGGAGAGGAGTTCAATAAGTTAATAAATCAATTAAAGGAAGAAAGCGATATTCAAATTTTCCTATAA
- a CDS encoding spore germination protein, producing MYKKLLKKLNADKVRKSNNVELEVSPVLDDMITSIKNIVGESDDVVQRDFLIGRKIKASLFYIDGLADENGIESKVIKPLIYFSNDGVENLEGDAFLDFLEQQVTNFIELSVETTYDDAILPLMSGETLLVIDGIPKFILFETRQFNQRSIEEPESEIVVRGPRDGFNEVLHTNVMLLRRRIRDPNLTVQFGHLGRRSKRDFALVYLKGVTNEELVEEMRYRIACIDIDDVAETGDLEQFVEDNVLSPFPQLLRTERPDKTSAQLLNGKVVVIIDGTPFVMIAPLTFEEYFKSPEDNYDRWQIGTFVRILRYVGAFIAMFLPALYIAMVSYHQGMIPTTLALSIAGSREGVPFPAFIEALLMEFTIELLREAGVRLPRPVGQTIGIVGGLVIGDAAVRAGIVSPIMVIVVALTAIASFALPAYNISITFRMLRFGVMIAAALFGLFGIVISYILINIHLVGLRSFGSYYTSPFAPYEFSNWLDLVLRAPISLQKTRKAEPSKLDTKRQV from the coding sequence ATGTATAAAAAGTTATTAAAGAAATTAAATGCTGATAAAGTTCGTAAAAGCAATAATGTCGAACTCGAAGTCTCGCCTGTATTAGACGACATGATCACTTCAATCAAAAATATTGTTGGGGAGAGTGATGATGTCGTTCAACGTGATTTTCTCATCGGTAGAAAAATTAAAGCATCATTATTTTACATCGATGGATTAGCCGATGAAAACGGAATTGAATCCAAGGTTATAAAGCCCCTTATTTATTTTTCTAATGACGGTGTAGAAAATTTAGAGGGCGATGCCTTCCTTGACTTTTTGGAACAACAAGTAACAAACTTTATCGAACTATCAGTAGAAACAACATATGATGACGCGATCCTTCCGCTCATGTCTGGGGAAACATTACTGGTTATTGATGGGATTCCGAAGTTCATTTTATTTGAAACCCGTCAATTTAATCAACGATCCATCGAGGAGCCGGAAAGTGAAATTGTCGTTCGCGGACCCCGAGATGGGTTTAATGAAGTATTACATACGAATGTCATGTTACTACGTAGAAGAATTAGGGACCCGAATTTAACCGTACAATTTGGTCATTTAGGAAGAAGATCTAAACGTGATTTCGCACTTGTATACCTTAAAGGGGTTACAAATGAAGAGCTTGTTGAAGAAATGCGCTATAGAATTGCTTGTATAGATATAGATGATGTCGCTGAAACTGGGGACCTTGAACAATTTGTTGAGGATAACGTTTTATCCCCCTTCCCCCAACTCCTTCGAACGGAACGACCAGATAAAACGAGTGCTCAGCTGTTAAATGGCAAAGTGGTTGTGATTATTGATGGAACACCATTTGTCATGATTGCTCCTCTTACATTTGAAGAGTATTTTAAATCCCCAGAGGACAATTATGACCGCTGGCAAATCGGAACGTTCGTTCGAATCCTCCGCTATGTTGGAGCATTTATTGCCATGTTCCTCCCTGCACTTTATATAGCGATGGTATCGTATCACCAAGGTATGATACCAACTACATTAGCGCTGTCCATAGCGGGTTCGCGTGAAGGTGTACCCTTCCCCGCTTTTATTGAAGCGTTGTTAATGGAGTTTACGATTGAATTATTACGCGAAGCAGGGGTTCGGTTACCACGTCCCGTCGGCCAAACGATTGGTATCGTTGGTGGCCTCGTCATTGGTGATGCCGCCGTTCGTGCTGGGATTGTCAGTCCGATCATGGTCATTGTCGTAGCCTTGACCGCGATCGCTTCTTTCGCGCTACCAGCCTATAACATCAGTATTACATTCCGAATGTTACGGTTTGGCGTAATGATTGCAGCTGCACTCTTTGGACTCTTTGGAATTGTAATATCTTACATTTTAATTAACATTCACCTTGTAGGCCTGCGTAGCTTTGGTAGCTATTACACGTCACCATTTGCACCATACGAATTTTCCAACTGGTTAGATTTAGTGTTAAGGGCACCAATATCGTTACAAAAAACTAGAAAAGCAGAACCAAGTAAATTAGATACAAAGAGACAGGTATAA